AGTTAGTTTCTCAccaaatatttgcaatttattagtaaaattataagtattaagttattttttcaaatacttcaacttaaaaaaaattaatattaatttttattttcaaatactctcaatttttactatttaccacaaaaataaaagttattacaAACCTCCAGCCATCTTAGTCGGCTATCAggttataataaaaaaaattcttgtgatttatattttcttgaattattcaCATATTTCAGGTCACAGAAAACTTGGAATtcattgttaaaattaaatactcaaCGAATTAATGACACGTATCATCTTTAGGCAGAACGATGgtccaaaaattaatgaaaacaaaaccaaaaaagaaaaaatcccCTGATATTTTCGTTATGTTGTCTGTACATACATATTGTAGAGTTAGCTGAATAAGCTTTTTTCTACATTGTATGTCTAGCTacaaatatgaataattcCAAAAACAGACAGAAACacattaaataaacaaatagtttggaaaagtaaaaaagatgcaaaaaattaaataagcgAGGTGAATTATTAGGCCCCGGATTAGGGAAAGTGAGAAAGGCATGAAGCCGAGTACCTGTAATGGCCGTTGCCGCCTCATTTAATACTCCTTTATTGAGTTGCTTGTACATTAGGCCTTTCCCCCAATTCTGTTGTGCAAACACCCAAGAGAAGGTACGACGTTGTCATGTTGCTCTGTCGTCTGTtagttacaagtttgtataaccAAAGCAACGCTCCATCACTAAATCAACGTGCCTAAAATTCGTTAAGTCCTACTCGTGTTTTTGCAGCGATAACGACCGCTCCCACGTTCCGTAACGTGGCCCGTCTCTCCTTTCTTAGAAATCAACAATTTGATTTGTCGCGCActctttttgtatataaattctataatattaattatttataaaatagtaaattgatgttaaatttatttttgaaaaatgatgatgaaaaAAGATGCATGTatggaaattaaaattgtgttGGAGATGTTCCTAACTACATATCATGCCTAAAAGTAGGAAAAATGGTGTGGTAATAAATAAAGGTTTGCATGGTTGGGAAAGGCTACGTTTAAGGTACACTTTTTACTATGAGGAGGAGGATGATTTGTCTGATTGTGTTTCGTACTATGTGTAATATTATGGGAGGGGTGAGTACTCGTGGTGCTTTTCGGATGATGATGATTCTCTGAATAACAAAACTACAATGAGATGGGGAGAGGTGTGTGCGTGTTGCCTAAATACCTCAAAAGCTTGTCTATTAGTGCTGTCTTTCACGTGGACACCATCACCACATTGTACCAAATACCGCATCTTCcttcaaaaggaaaaaaaaaaaggccacTAATTGGTACCCCATTGCTCGAGATATGATCTGATCTGATTGCATACAgctttacaattttattttggaaaagcTCCTCGTTAGGGAGAGTAGGCCTTGGGGGTTATAAGCAGCTCAAGTTCCTCTTCTGTCACCAACGTGAGATGcttgattatattattagtCTCTTAAGGTGGTCCAGAAACCCTAAGACCTTCTCTCCCTATCAATGTTCCTTTCCAGGATAAAATCGTAAGGctatataaaatcaaagtaaacaaTAAACTTTGCGCAATAACACATCAATCAATTCCCAAACCGCATCGAAATTGCAGTCATAAATTTGGTATATATTTCGAATGAATTGTAggtatataataataatgtgtttGAATAGTGGGGTTTTGCTTGTCGTCCACCACCAATGATTTGGTTCGCACCACACTAAGTGGTTGGTTGCTtggaacatatataaaatatgccTTATGCTCCACAAATCTAACTATCCCACATTTTGGTACAAGCAAATGGTGCAAATTAAAAGTGAAGCTAGGCAGCCGGTGCATCACTCCACtcttttaaaatcaaaactaCCTAATATTGTGATGCATACTCTTTATTCCCatcaattatacatatactCTAAAAAAACATCTAACGTAATTGAAAACAATTGAAAGGACCAAAATACATCTTACGTACCCAAACACATTTTCGTTGATTTCTTTGATGCAATGAATTCCTTTGGTCACAGCTTTTGAGAGGGTGAATTGAAATGCAAGTTGATTGGATTCCCATATTTCCCAGCACATCAAGAATTCCGAAGCCCCAtgcaaaaagagaaacaaaggaTATCTacacttttcttcttttcatctAAAGCCTTTAAAGTGCATCCATCCCAAATCCCATTATCTTCAAACGCTCACCACCAACAAACCCCTTTCATCAACTACACTCCATTTTCAGTCCTGCCGGTCCCTGTCTTCATTTTCCAAGTGTTTGATATATAAACATTACAACAAACCATTCAAAATTTACgacaaattttcatttcaaaaaattttacgagtatgatcataataatttatttacatttagGGGCGAGAATAAATGtatcccaaaattaatttccacgtacatttaattaaagttGACTAAATTGTCACTGTTTTGAACGATTTTCCAAATATATCCTCAAGTAATTAGTAGCCCCAGGAAAATGGGTGTTGGAAATGGCACGAGGGGAATTGGGAAATAGCAATAGGCGGTGGTAGCCTTTGAAGACAGCGACACGTACGCAAAAAGCATTAAAGTTAACGGGAGCTGTACTGGAACGGACTACGGAAAAACAACCGTAACCAACAAATAAGACCAAACAAAGTTAAAACACAGAATCTCATGTATCTATCTATCAACCAGTTTTCAGTTTTCACGTCTCCCCCACCCCCACTCTGCTTTTATTACTGCTTCCCATCCACTCcaacattttaataatatttaaactcatttcaaattaatatacacaaaactaaattgcattaactcaataaatatattatttctttgttcgcttttacaagaattaatttcataactaCATAGAATACatttgcatttaaaaaatttcattttgggACTTGTCAATTTAGAAAATGTAGTCATAAATAAGTGTAATGGTAGGGTTCAAGTTTTATTGTctagtttaaatttttcaaaatgtagctAGGTTGGTGGGGATGTCACCCtcatattcatttaattctaCCTTGTCATGTTCTTCTCATAGTTTGAATAAGTTGGAAATACCTAGCCATAGAATAGCTACTAGCAAATTAAGGCTCTTCAATTCTAATTaagaatatgataaattacaacaatctttttttgagatttggtataactacgaatattttcttgttatttgaaaaattatcaatacctccTGATTTTAACAGTTGATAAAAATGttcttgtggattaaaaattataatattatttacttcttaaaattttttgattcttttttataattcttaaaaatttcCAATCCACccgtccaattttttttaacaaatttttaattttttataaaaaataaaaaatatagtaagggcaaaattgacaatttcatacttccattcaaggattacataatttcatcaaacattaggaggatatttataatttttcaaacaccGAGAgtgtattcataattatatcaaatctcaaaagaaGTTGTTGTAACTTatccttaaaaataatactttcgTTATTAAGTCGATCGATACTTTGTTCACTCAATTCTGACGGAATTGTCACAATACATATGCATAAGGCCCGAATTTGTCtacatatagatatttatttatttttatactggtttctaatacttttttgttgtatattgttatatcaaattattgatGTCTTTAAATCTATAGAATGAcggatgtaatttattaagaaaaattatggtgCACACATCTGAACACCTTAATTTCATACAACGCCGCCATCTCACCTTCGCACCCGGACGTCCCCTGCCACTATTAATGTTACTTACTCTAAGCTATGTTCACGTATTTCTtcgtattttaaattacatctaaaaaattatattttaattaattaatggtgTTTcgaaaaactttataaaaatcGACCAATATTAGTATAtcattattcaatttataaacCGTAAAGATTAcaacattatatttaaatagaagcaaattaataattcaaacatcttatattattttttttaaaaaaaaaaaatagaatcagACTTCAAATCTTAAAATGGAAATTGCAATCATACAGGTAACTTCGTATTACAGCTCGATCGTCTACGTAGTCCGCGTATGTCcatctatataattaatttatactacttgtaatgattgatttaatatttttttaaaaaataagaaattaaataaataaacagcGTCGGCGTCCTACGCTTGTTCCAATGTGAATTCATTTCCTTAAAGTCTAAACTCAGAGCAGGAGTGTCagaatcattattattttatttattaataacacataaaaatgaataaataaataaaccgggttcacatttttatcttaataaataataaatatgtggTGATCCCTAGCCAGGTTGGAATTTAGTTTAGAACACCGTTTTATCACCCACTGGATAATGGCACATTACTACTTGATaaactcaattaattaattacgaaTTACCCTCTAATTAGGACAAcctttgtaatttttggaattgGCATGGGTAGAATTGGTAAAAAGGCTACTGGAAAAGCCAGAGTTCTTATCTCTTGGGGCACATAAGTCTCACTCCATGTGTTTACTTGTCGTTTGAATATGTTGTCATCATTTCAGCCAacttaaccttttttttttttttaaataattaaatttaagtccAGGCTGGACTTTTCTTGTTGAAACTTGGTTTCTTGTTTTATGACAATGAACATGACCAATTGGTTTTAATTCTATCTTTTTGGTGTTAAtggaaattgaatttaaagaaaaattcgaCTAGAAATATTAATGGAGTTTAGGTATAATCACCGACGAAATTTACCATCAACGGTGGGAgtctaatttgattttgaatttattttcgaGTGATTTGGTAAGTATCACATCATATTCGAACTCATTTTTAATACTAAACATGGAAGTTTGGGTATGATGTAGTTCAGGCTTGCTAGATCTGTAACTACTAATGtcattatgttttttaatgtTATATCGATTCGagcaatacattaatatacaaaaacaacaaataataaattacaaaaactctCGATTCAAccaatacattaatatgattgtaatgaaattataataactcataTAAAGTAAGACAAACATTCACATAAAGTGAGTGAGACATTACCGACATACCAAGTGAAACTTAAACCCattatttcaaacttatttatagGACTTCATCCTTAACCTCAACCACGAGCCTACTCTAAATcataaaaacttaattaaagaaagaaaaattagtgttaaaattaaattgttggTGTGAGTAgaccaaataatttaatttatggtATATCTTAGTGATTGTTGATTAGAAATTAAGTAAATGTTGTATACtttatttcaaagaaaaaacaaatttgctaTGATGAAATTTGGGTGGCGATTTTTAAATCtcaagtatatattattacgtTTTCATGCTTTCTTTTCATCATAACTTCATTCAAAGAGTGCCCATTGACTAACTAAACTTTGATACTTGTGTTGaagaaattcaatattttcagtTGTTAATCAAAAGAAGGTGTTCGGAAtttcttcattaattttgaatcttgattatgattagataaaaaattccatattgaatgaaaattataaaaagggATGGGGCACTTAATTTCATTTGAGgccaaaagaaagaagaaattgaaaattgaggaATGGTATTATAGTATAGCATATAATTCCCAGATGGATTTGTTTTAAAAGAGATGGTCCATCAAGTTGGAAATTCACATGATTTGTCATTGGCGTAAAATCCACTCCAAAATTTGCTATGTGCACACCCCTGAATGAATGATGAGAACAATTGTACCACCCCCGAtatctttataattatattgattaagcagaggagaggagaggagtttaattaattagaagaaaaagtaattaatggACTCCAACACCAAACAATAATTGTACCTGCCAAGTACGCCCATCTGTACCTCTCAATAACCTTTCTGTGTACCCACTTTCCttcctatatttatatacccctctccctctccctcatCTCCTCACTTCACTTTCTCTCACTACAACCAAacaactctctctcttttcaaaTATGAAGAAGCTTATGAGGAGATTATCCAAGGTTGCTGATTCTTCCCAGTACTGCTTGTTGAGGTCACACTCCAGGGCGCCCGACTCCTTAAGGAAGAGGTCCGGAGGCGTGCCGGAGGGTCACCTCCCGGTCTATGTCGGAGAGGAGATGGAGAGGTTTGTGGTCAGCGCCGAGTTGTTGAATCACCCGATCTTCGTGAAGCTGCTCAATAAGTCGGCGCAGGAGTACGGGTACGAGCAGAAAGGCGTGTTGCGGATCCCCTGCCATGTCTTCCTCTTCGAGCGGGTGCTCGAGGCGCTCCGCACCGGCGGTGAGGCGCGTGACATGCAAGACCTACTCAACTCTCTCTCCGATGAGTTGTACTAGGGAAAACAGGCGAcgtgttaattaattatattagttagAGGACAcacaaaaacccaaaaaaaaaagaatgattgTGATGATGATGCAGCTGATTTTAGCTATGGTATAATTTTACatcttccttctttttttggataatttttcctctttcttttggCTTCTCCGTTGTAAATACTTTGTAAGGAACAAAGTGGAGAAGTAAAAAGTTGAGGATTTTGATGAAGGTACTGTTTTTCGCCTTATGATGTAGAATGCGAAGAGAACGAGAAGGATTTTAAAGTGTTTTACTACGATTTAagtctctttctctctctcactttcCCAACTCAATAGAATTCTTAAAACTTTTCGTGCTCATTCATAGAGGAAAATGGAATTTTGAGCAAAccaaatctaaataaatgcCACCGGAAAAAGCAAATACACTTGTAGAAATCTTCGTACTAGTCCGTATATTCACACAAATGAATATATCGACAGGAAGTTGGTGAGATTTACAAAAATGGTATTCCGATTGTACGGTACGTACATGGAGTAACGGAACGACCGGTAAAAGGAGGTTGTTGACTCCTTGAGAAAGTCGCCCGGCTCAGTTTCTCTTGCGTGATTTCTGGTGGCGCTTTGCGGCTTCCGAAATCGTTGttggtgggggtgggggtagGGGTAGGAGCTTTGGATTCCCGAGGGAGGGACGGAGGAGGGGTCTAGTTGTCACTTCAGGGGTAGTTTCGTCACGTAAAATATCTGTTCCAGACGAATATTTGGGGTATGCATATCTTGTACGGATACTGGGGATATGcttgaattgatttatatatagtgatgGTGGGACCCTACCCTCACTAATCCCATCTTTGCAATTAAAGAACCCTACtctaatttacttaattacccctttaattgcattttagaATTTTCGGCCTCCTCTTAATTGATTTTTCGTAGCTGCTACGTAATTTTCCATACTTATTGGGAGGCTTCGGTGCTTACTGTTTATGTAGGTTGGTGATGCTGCGTCATTAATGTTGTTCTAGAAATTCTAATTAGTCAAGTTCCCTTTCCACacactattataaataaaaaaatttaactttgaTTGTATATAAGATCAATAACTTCTTTCATATTATACactaatcacataataagtatagtatatttatcatttatttgatttagatCTCATCAAACTCGATTTGAAGTAAGATTTCTGTTTTGAAAGCTCAAATCACGAATCAATAAAGCTTTTTGCtcgaatgataaaaaaaaattatgggttCGAATCCCATAAATATGGATATTTGGtagtttcttgaatttttatttcttttgaaggGAAGTTGTGTTACCCTTCTCATCCATTGAACAACTCATTGCTGATTTTATGGAGAAGCAAAGGAAATTTGcatgatattattatgattagtGAGTGTGATTTTGATAATAATGAGAATTAGAGGGATTTGGGGAGGTTGGGGTCTTGCTTTCTCCACCTAAAATAACGTTGACATTTCTTTCATTTACATTTTACAacctaataattattatggttaGGTAAAGTAATTAGGGTATAAACTACGGCTcagatattatttaaaaaggaGGTGGTTGCATTTGTTGTGACTGTGAGCTTCAACCTAAACTTATGTTAAGTAAGTACTCTAAATTCTCTTTTAATGGTATTTTAGTTATTCTCATtatctaaattaaaactaattaactATACCAAAtcaaaaaaacatttaattatttatatcttattaattcttcttgaatttcatCAGTTCCTTGTTCGGATTTTTATGAAACctaattatagtattttatttttgggtgagtaattaaataaaaaatctaaccTAATGTccaataattaagaaaaaattattctattatttattgagtttctaagaaaaaagagattattattattattatttatttatttattcggTGCAAGAATGATGATTTAGTAAGAACAGGATGGGACATTTTCGATGTGTCAGTTTTCTTATCCATATTAGTAGAGAAGCAAGTGGAGATACGTACGAGGGTCCGGAGAATGATTGTGTATTTCCCGAATATAATCattggttaattattataaaaatataactctttttttttttaaattaaaaaataatatttgggaTAGCTTTCTTGGGTTCAGATATAAGGAATTGAAGTCAATGCAATGGAATTTGCCCATCAAGTTCCtgttattattctttatttatttttttcctagaaTACTACAACCTTATAACTAGCTATGACACAAGTacatttcttatattattttatgtatatatatatatataacccctcaattatatgtatctatatgtatatatatatatatatacttgcaccccaaaactataaaaatatttatttttttctcctccAATTAGAGAgcagaattttatttttcaagttatACGCGTACCCCTCACCAAATATTTGGGGAATATTGAAACTTTGGAATAGGGTTTCaacttataataatatagggaaattaatttaaaatattctaagtATAGTTATTGTAGTTGAATTTTATACTTAGCCCCTATTGTAAAAGATAATTTCGtttttatttatcacaaaTAGTTTTCAAGTATTAGTCATAAGGGAAATGTAAGTGAAATCTTTATTTGGAACAACAAAGTAATATATGTTGTAAAAAGAATagtcttaattaatattgaagtCGAATTGAAGACGTTCAAGTCTCTTGGTTAGTGTTGAGATCAATTTCATTAGCAGGCTTGAACTCATGTGTTCGAGCTTTATCAAATGTGTGGATAATCGTCTCACTTTATATGagtttatttgtaataatttactttattgttGGCAGTTCGTGTTGACGTATTGATTCGTTCACGGagatatcaatataataatcataatactGAAATTGAGAATGCAAATGTAAGTTACCTACTTACCTGACTTTTGAACTGAGAATACAACATAGGTTACGAATAAATTACTCGACCCTCGAAGATTCATTCCTCATATAtgtaatcttataattttgcaaaaactttcaatatattaactaaatagtttccaaatattttataaagaggagtcaagttgaaaaacaaattatatctcCTTAGTAGGAGGGAGCAAAGTGTACATATATTTCATAGATTAAGGGATCAAAGTGTAATATTCACATAGTTAAGTGGGGCAAGTGAAATTCTCACCCCATAAACAAAGCAAATTTCATGATTGGCCCTCATTTTCAGGATACCATTGATCTAGAatcattatgtttttattatttatttttctagctttagagaatttaaaataaatattaattattatagtgaGAGAGAGtgtctgtgtatatatatagtagggCAAGGGTGAGAGTCAGGAATTAGAAGGAAGTGTGTGAGCAGAACATGCCCCAGTTGTAGAGGGAATCGTCTGCATATGGAACCTGCTTTTTTGGGCAGGACCCCACATGAATAATTTGAGTTGGTAATTAATCACTTGATTAATTAAGAGCAAATCAAATCATgaccattaattatttaaaaatgctATATATGGTCCCAATTTTAACTGAAAATGATACCTGGAATTGACAACCGGCAACACCCCCATTTGACATCACCCGCGAGGGAGCAGCTACCTTCTCTCTTAATTAATCTTCGCTAATCATTGCGATTACGAGTTTTGGTTAACTATTTAGAAtgtcattataaatattacatctaAATTTGGCAAGAATATTTGTCATACTTGTCTTTGGATTTTTATCGTATGGATCAAtcgtaaaaatattaatttactgtCTTGTCAATTAATACAATgtagatttttaaatttatataaaaaagtaaaaccctgtttataattttgatcagTAGGAATGAGTGCGTGGACTATATATAAGAACGACTCAACAACTTGTTCGAAAAAAATCTACAACACCCCACcgatttatttgaaataagtCGTCATTGCAGGAGAATGATAGTTTGATTGTAGATGCAGAATTATATTCTTGAATTCCGCGTGAAGCCATCTCATGAAAAAACTCAAAGTCGTGTTTGCCTCATATTCCTGCAGGCAGGAGCATCTGAGACCATGCAAGGCCCCAGTGTGTCGGAAAACATATAACATCACAGAAACgcgatttaattaataagcgTTCCTACTCTTCTGACATCAACAATAATAACACCCTCAACTGTCAACGATCACATGAAATGATTAACCAAACCGAACAAGAAAAACACGCGTATTTCAAATACGAATTAGGACGTCGACGCGTTTGTTTGCGATTAGCTGACAAGATTTGGGGACCCTCCATTCTCCAACTTTTGCACTGTCCATGATCAACGGTACAGCACATGCTGCATGGTTGATGATGCTAcctatatatatctttttgcatatattaataataaaacatgaTCCCATTCCCATGACATGTATAGTACAGTGGAAATAACGTTTTTGAAGAAGGCAAAAAGGTACAAGATTGctgttaaaaatataggattGTGTTATTGGGAAGAAGATCCGGAAAAGAGGGGAAAGTTAAGGCATGTGAGTGGGTGATACGACGCACATGCCTGCTACCCTCTTTCATTTggctttcttaattttcttcattcacatttcatatatatatatatatatatatacctcgATCCTTCGCTTTCACatctcaataattataaagtgATCATCTGTCCGAATCTTCTCTTCTTCGTATAATTTGacttcttttatatatattaattgttgtgCTCCCAATTCTTGGGCTGCAAGGGCAGCAGCCATGCATGGTGACGTTGAGTTAGGTGTAGTAGGTAGTAGCCAGGTATTGTGAATTGTGATcatgtgtttgtttgtttaaCATGGCTGCATGTATTTACTGGGCTAGCTCCGTGATTCGGGTCGCGTTGGCTTGTGCAGATACGGATGCTAGCAGGCACCAGTTACCAACACTGCTCATCTCCAACCAAACCCTAGCTAGGTTGTGATATGCTAAGTCTCAGTTGTTATATATACCGAAGGCTGGAAATCATTAGGCaagcaaaaaattgaaggatcTAACAATCTTTAGGAACAATCATCGGTCAAGAACTTCAAATGTGACAAACATGTTTTTCTCagattaatcaaattttatctcTAGCGGAAAAGTGAGAAAACATTCAATCTTTAGCCTCTTATAACATTAAGCAAGTAGGCTGTAAACAACAAAACTGCCCGGGGCCATTATGTAAAATAGTGAAACGTTTTTTACCATGCATCTGCTGTAACTTTCAGCTATCTtgtctttctcttcttttgctttttgtaATGTTCATAGAGGTTTAACGCCAATGTTGTACGGTCTAACTCAGACCTTAATTTCTCATTCTCTTGAATATCGCGTAGCAACAAGAAGTGCTCAGCGAGTTTCTTTCTAACCTCATTCTCGTCAACCTGATCCATCAGATTGAGGTCTGATCCAATTTTGACGGGCAAGGTGTCATTTCCCCTCTTTCTCTTGTTGCTTGCTCTTTTTATGTCACCAGGTGCAGTAAAGGACTTGTTTTCTTGTGATAATTCCATATAGGCCTGTAGCGGGGAGACATGGGAGTGGTAAACCTGGTTGTTGGAAGTGTTCATGGTTGATATACTAGACGCGATTGAACAAACAGCTGGATGATAATGCTTCATTAGAAGGTTAAGCTCCCAAAGAACTGAAGCTAGTGCACCACTCCGGTTAGGGTCCGTGGCATAAGGTTGGTATTTCTGCAGTAATATTTGCATCAAGTGAGTTACAGAAGGCAACATGCATTAGGAGATCAAGTCAGTAGAtttgattcaaataaaaaaatatgcatgcATATCAGTACTTAATACACAAAAACTCCCCCCTTTCTTTTCACATTATAATCTAATCCATTCCCAGATAAGGTACTACTTCCACTAGAAACAAAGGAGAAGACAAAGGCTTACAGCAATAGCACCAGCAACGGATCCACCTCCAGCATCATTTTCCAACAGATTACGGCATTTGACATTCTTCTGAAGAAGATGCTTTACAGAAACCAATGCTGaaatttgtttcaaaataGGGACCATCAGAACAGGGAATCAATACTTTCTAGTATGTTTTCAAAGTCGAGAATTACCAGCCATGGACTCGGCCGATCCAAAGCATAGTGAAAATGTGGCCAAGCGCTTTATGAAGGCAGCAGCACGTTGCATATCATGC
This genomic window from Sesamum indicum cultivar Zhongzhi No. 13 linkage group LG12, S_indicum_v1.0, whole genome shotgun sequence contains:
- the LOC105175082 gene encoding auxin-responsive protein SAUR71, which translates into the protein MKKLMRRLSKVADSSQYCLLRSHSRAPDSLRKRSGGVPEGHLPVYVGEEMERFVVSAELLNHPIFVKLLNKSAQEYGYEQKGVLRIPCHVFLFERVLEALRTGGEARDMQDLLNSLSDELY